Proteins encoded by one window of Gammaproteobacteria bacterium:
- a CDS encoding DUF3301 domain-containing protein encodes MLFRLFFLALLSLVAVVWWRGARVREIAVHAARRTCTRLGLQFLDDTVALIQWTPKYERQRGLHLVRRYRFEFATDGEKRFEGFVDMIGNELHGVILSPYSEPTA; translated from the coding sequence ATGCTATTTCGTCTTTTTTTTCTGGCCCTGCTTTCACTCGTTGCCGTCGTGTGGTGGCGTGGTGCGCGTGTGCGAGAAATCGCTGTCCATGCGGCACGCCGAACATGCACACGCCTTGGGCTTCAGTTTCTTGATGACACGGTCGCTTTAATTCAGTGGACACCGAAATACGAGCGGCAGCGTGGTCTGCATCTGGTTCGGCGCTATCGGTTTGAGTTTGCCACGGACGGTGAAAAGCGTTTTGAGGGCTTTGTGGACATGATTGGCAACGAGTTACACGGCGTCATATTGTCGCCGTATTCTGAGCCGACAGCTTAG